From a region of the Thiomicrorhabdus sp. genome:
- a CDS encoding thioredoxin family protein: MVSLTTPVCNFDAPAIDFELPDAYKKMWNLEKAKGQNGTLIAFICNHCPYIKAILPRLVEDVRKLKDEYGVNTVAIMSNDQSLNEEDSTENMIRISEEMDFSFPYLIDETQEIAKAYGAVCTPDFFGFSKDMTLQYRGRFDESRKETSPEGVRRDLLEAMQQIAKTGQGPLEQIPSMGCSIKWKN, translated from the coding sequence GTGGTAAGCCTAACAACACCAGTATGTAATTTTGATGCGCCAGCAATCGATTTTGAGCTCCCTGATGCTTATAAAAAAATGTGGAACCTTGAAAAAGCAAAAGGCCAAAATGGCACCTTAATTGCCTTCATCTGCAATCATTGTCCATACATCAAAGCGATTCTCCCAAGGCTTGTTGAAGATGTTAGAAAGCTTAAAGACGAATATGGAGTTAATACAGTAGCAATCATGTCTAACGACCAGTCTTTGAATGAAGAAGATTCAACTGAAAATATGATTCGTATTTCTGAAGAAATGGATTTCTCATTTCCTTACCTAATTGATGAGACACAAGAAATTGCTAAAGCATACGGTGCAGTATGTACCCCCGACTTTTTCGGGTTTTCAAAAGACATGACACTGCAATACCGAGGCCGCTTTGATGAATCAAGAAAAGAGACTTCGCCAGAAGGTGTGCGTAGAGATTTATTAGAAGCGATGCAACAAATAGCTAAAACGGGTCAAGGGCCTTTAGAACAAATACCAAGTATGGGCTGTTCAATTAAGTGGAAAAACTAA
- the dsr1 gene encoding anti-phage defense-associated sirtuin Dsr1, whose protein sequence is MQFIPNGPDIPNDLLQAHEEGRVVFFCGAGISYPAGLPGFEALVESIYESLNEEKAPLEESSFQRAQYDVTLDLLERRITGNRLTVRSALKNSLNPDLSLSNATKTHESLIKLGTDNYGSLRIVTTNFDHIFEEAASLLKVEINSYAAPMLPTPKVSRWNGLIYLHGVLPETNDIEAFNRLVITSGDFGLAYLTERWASRFVSELFRNFVVCFVGYSINDPVLRYMMDALAADRMLGENTALSYAFGTYDGAANKDSATEEWSSKGVVPVLFDKNHGRSKLHETLEAWAEMYQDGITGKESIVTQNALATPSSSTVQDDYVGRVIWALSDESGSPAKRFAHLTPTPSLDWLQYFSQNNFKYSDLKMFGINPSPKKDSDIEFSLIHRPSPHFISAKMSLLSQPDSYSQWDSIMSHLGTWISYHLNDPMLLVWFAERGGKLNSNLIHIVENRLKELHKLKGKEDTVSLDKIKKASPNGIPSSLMERLWGLFLNDKVKTIRHWSRMNLYDWADKLKYSGLTPSLRFELREILAPKIQIEKPFRIDKLDCPNSAERISDLVRFELTLAEDHPKSAIKHISDDTLNGVLPLLLNELQQLLLDALDLNSELGTIDEHHDNSFFDLPSISEHFQNKRSRQWTILIELLRDSWLDTYNNDPNKARVIAETWFSLPYPVFKRLAFFAASHENCIPSKIWIHWLTQDNTWWLWTPETKRETMRLISLRGAKTKKYQTVLEEAILKGPPKNNFKLDIDDDESFQKHCDRSIWLLLAKLNQSGAHLGTGAEKKFKKLSDKYPEWKLSKYEQEEFSYWMSGTGDPDYEESQTIDIVPHKLEEIIDWIKHPKKKESPWMYRDNWEETCLKKPCHVLAALSHIASEKEWPIDKWNTALNSWSRNLRIPIKLWKHIYVQFNLMSEKTLINVSHSLGWLLEKLSSSNRIPDEELIQLSERLLNVQENVDDFEFQDDITSQAINHSIGHLTKALINVWFKGKPEDGDLLPERLSKIFTKLTNVKKSPYLLARVVLASQLIALHRVDTNWTRRNLLPLFNWNDYPEEAKAVWQGFLWAPRIYQPLMIELKSNLLATASRYEELDNYDTQFASFLTHLALNKLEGFTDSEFKDAITNLSEKGIQQVVDTLYSAFSSSGDKKESYLVNRVIPFWENIWPKSNQYITQDVSESLAKLCVEAGEYFPTAFTVFQHWIIPVAHPDYVVHRLYETNISKQFPEEALSFLDKLIENQIWRPEELSSCLELIIQSKPNLNTSPAYRRLRAYLQQA, encoded by the coding sequence ATGCAATTCATTCCAAATGGCCCAGACATACCGAACGACCTTCTTCAAGCTCACGAAGAAGGAAGAGTAGTCTTCTTTTGCGGGGCAGGGATTTCTTACCCAGCAGGCTTACCAGGCTTTGAAGCTTTAGTCGAGAGTATTTATGAATCCCTTAATGAGGAAAAAGCGCCGTTGGAAGAAAGCTCTTTTCAAAGAGCTCAGTATGATGTCACTCTGGATTTACTAGAGCGAAGAATTACTGGTAACCGGCTAACAGTTCGCAGTGCTTTAAAAAACTCTCTAAACCCTGATTTATCTTTAAGTAACGCGACTAAAACTCACGAATCACTGATAAAGCTCGGAACGGACAATTATGGTTCATTACGAATTGTAACGACCAACTTTGACCATATATTTGAAGAAGCTGCTAGTCTTTTAAAAGTTGAAATAAATTCTTATGCAGCGCCTATGCTTCCAACCCCCAAAGTTAGCCGTTGGAACGGACTGATATATCTTCACGGGGTATTACCTGAAACAAATGATATAGAGGCATTCAATCGTCTGGTAATAACCAGCGGTGACTTTGGTTTAGCCTATCTGACAGAAAGATGGGCATCTCGATTTGTCAGTGAACTATTTAGAAACTTTGTCGTTTGTTTTGTTGGATACAGTATCAATGATCCTGTTCTAAGGTACATGATGGATGCATTAGCCGCTGATAGGATGCTAGGGGAAAACACGGCTCTTTCATATGCATTTGGAACCTACGATGGCGCTGCAAATAAAGACTCAGCTACGGAAGAATGGAGTTCAAAGGGAGTCGTACCCGTACTATTTGATAAAAATCACGGACGTTCAAAATTACACGAAACCTTAGAAGCTTGGGCTGAAATGTATCAAGATGGAATTACAGGTAAAGAGAGTATTGTCACTCAAAATGCTTTGGCTACCCCTTCGTCAAGTACCGTTCAGGATGACTATGTAGGACGAGTAATTTGGGCTCTTTCCGATGAATCTGGCAGCCCTGCAAAACGTTTCGCTCACTTAACTCCAACCCCTTCATTAGATTGGCTCCAATATTTCAGCCAAAACAACTTCAAATATTCTGACTTAAAAATGTTTGGCATTAATCCTAGCCCTAAGAAAGATTCTGATATCGAATTTAGCCTAATACACAGACCTTCTCCTCATTTTATCTCTGCAAAAATGTCATTACTTTCTCAACCTGATTCTTATAGCCAGTGGGACAGCATTATGAGTCATTTAGGCACTTGGATAAGCTACCATTTGAATGACCCTATGCTTCTGGTTTGGTTTGCTGAGCGAGGAGGTAAGCTAAATTCAAATTTAATTCACATTGTTGAAAATAGACTAAAAGAACTTCATAAACTAAAGGGAAAAGAGGATACCGTTTCATTAGATAAAATTAAGAAAGCTTCTCCAAATGGCATACCTTCAAGTTTAATGGAGAGGCTATGGGGTCTGTTTTTGAATGACAAGGTAAAAACGATACGACACTGGAGTCGAATGAATCTATATGACTGGGCAGACAAACTCAAATATAGTGGATTAACGCCAAGTCTTCGTTTTGAACTTCGAGAAATTCTCGCACCAAAAATTCAAATTGAAAAACCATTTAGAATAGATAAGTTAGACTGCCCCAATAGCGCGGAAAGAATTTCGGATTTAGTCAGGTTTGAATTAACTTTAGCTGAGGATCATCCAAAATCAGCCATTAAACATATCTCAGATGATACATTAAATGGGGTTCTTCCCCTATTACTGAATGAGTTACAGCAACTTTTACTTGATGCACTAGACCTAAATAGTGAGCTTGGTACAATTGATGAACACCATGACAATTCTTTCTTTGACCTGCCTTCAATCAGTGAGCACTTTCAAAATAAAAGGTCTCGTCAGTGGACAATCCTTATTGAGTTGTTAAGAGATTCTTGGCTCGACACTTATAACAATGACCCAAATAAAGCTAGGGTAATTGCCGAAACTTGGTTTTCACTTCCTTACCCTGTATTTAAGAGATTGGCTTTTTTTGCGGCTAGTCATGAGAATTGTATTCCCTCGAAAATTTGGATTCATTGGTTAACTCAAGATAATACATGGTGGTTATGGACTCCTGAAACAAAGAGAGAAACTATGCGATTAATTTCTTTGAGAGGAGCCAAAACTAAAAAGTATCAGACAGTCTTAGAAGAAGCCATTTTAAAAGGACCTCCTAAAAACAATTTTAAACTAGACATTGATGATGACGAAAGCTTCCAAAAACATTGTGACAGAAGCATTTGGCTTCTCTTAGCTAAACTTAATCAATCTGGAGCTCATTTAGGAACAGGAGCAGAAAAAAAATTTAAGAAACTTTCGGATAAATATCCAGAGTGGAAGCTTTCAAAGTATGAGCAAGAGGAGTTTTCATATTGGATGAGTGGCACTGGAGACCCTGACTATGAAGAAAGCCAAACTATTGATATAGTTCCCCACAAACTAGAAGAAATCATTGATTGGATAAAGCACCCAAAGAAAAAAGAAAGTCCTTGGATGTACAGGGATAACTGGGAAGAAACATGCCTCAAAAAGCCTTGTCATGTTTTGGCAGCACTTTCTCACATAGCTTCAGAAAAAGAATGGCCAATCGATAAATGGAATACTGCCTTAAATTCGTGGAGTAGAAATCTACGGATTCCAATTAAATTATGGAAACACATTTACGTTCAATTCAATTTGATGTCAGAGAAAACTTTAATAAATGTTTCTCATAGTTTAGGGTGGTTGTTAGAAAAACTCTCTTCCAGTAACCGAATTCCTGATGAAGAACTTATTCAACTGTCAGAAAGGTTGCTTAATGTACAAGAAAATGTAGATGATTTTGAATTTCAAGACGACATTACTAGTCAAGCTATAAACCATTCTATAGGACACTTAACTAAAGCCCTGATCAATGTCTGGTTTAAAGGAAAACCAGAAGATGGGGACTTACTTCCAGAACGGTTATCTAAAATTTTCACAAAACTAACGAATGTTAAAAAATCGCCATATTTGCTTGCAAGGGTTGTCTTGGCTTCTCAGCTTATAGCCCTACATCGAGTTGATACAAATTGGACAAGACGCAACCTTTTACCACTATTTAACTGGAATGATTATCCAGAAGAAGCAAAGGCTGTTTGGCAAGGTTTCCTTTGGGCTCCTCGTATTTATCAGCCTCTAATGATAGAGCTAAAAAGTAATCTACTTGCCACTGCAAGCAGATATGAAGAACTAGATAACTACGATACTCAGTTTGCCTCATTTTTGACCCACCTAGCATTAAACAAGCTAGAAGGCTTCACGGACTCCGAGTTTAAGGATGCAATAACCAACCTTTCTGAAAAAGGCATTCAACAAGTTGTAGATACTCTCTACTCTGCATTTTCAAGTTCAGGAGACAAAAAGGAATCTTACCTAGTGAATAGGGTAATTCCTTTTTGGGAAAATATTTGGCCAAAATCTAACCAATACATAACACAAGATGTGAGCGAATCACTAGCGAAACTATGTGTTGAAGCAGGAGAGTATTTCCCCACTGCCTTTACAGTTTTCCAACACTGGATTATTCCAGTAGCACATCCAGATTATGTTGTTCACCGACTGTATGAAACAAACATTTCTAAGCAGTTTCCCGAAGAAGCTTTAAGCTTTTTAGATAAGCTAATTGAGAATCAAATTTGGCGTCCAGAGGAATTATCTTCATGCTTAGAGTTAATTATCCAAAGTAAACCTAATTTAAACACGTCTCCAGCCTACAGAAGGCTACGTGCATACTTACAGCAGGCCTAG